Proteins from a genomic interval of Haemophilus parainfluenzae T3T1:
- a CDS encoding YnbE family lipoprotein, whose protein sequence is MIKHLKFQPHFFIFAAMFTLTACTPTIQLDTPKEGITINMNVVVDHNIKVEMDEKSQKAVGEVEPAKK, encoded by the coding sequence ATGATAAAACACCTTAAATTTCAACCGCACTTTTTTATTTTTGCGGCAATGTTTACACTTACAGCTTGCACACCAACCATTCAATTGGACACACCAAAGGAAGGCATCACCATTAATATGAATGTGGTGGTGGACCACAATATTAAAGTGGAAATGGATGAGAAATCTCAAAAAGCTGTGGGTGAGGTAGAGCCTGCGAAGAAATAA
- a CDS encoding PTS mannose/fructose/sorbose transporter subunit IIC translates to MTTMEIILVTLVAAICGMGSVLDERQTHRPLVACTLIGLVLGDLETGIIVGGTLELVALGWMNVGAAMAPDAALASVIATILVIKGGQDKGSALAIAIPVAAAGQVLTIFVRTLTIFLQHKADDFAAKANFRGIEFCHFSGLALQALRVAIPTFFVALVAGTDTVTEALNAIPEVVTRGLQIAGGFIVVVGYAMVINMMRAGALMPFFFLGFVIASFTNYNLVGLGILGTCLAMIYIQLNPRFHQSTAPQAVAKRELADDELEGL, encoded by the coding sequence ATGACAACAATGGAAATTATTTTAGTCACGCTCGTTGCCGCCATTTGCGGTATGGGGAGTGTATTGGACGAACGTCAAACCCATCGTCCTTTAGTTGCTTGTACCCTAATCGGCTTAGTATTAGGTGATTTAGAAACCGGTATTATTGTCGGTGGTACCCTTGAATTAGTGGCATTAGGCTGGATGAACGTGGGTGCAGCAATGGCACCAGATGCGGCATTAGCCAGTGTGATTGCAACGATTCTCGTCATCAAAGGCGGCCAAGATAAAGGGAGCGCATTAGCGATTGCAATTCCGGTAGCGGCAGCAGGTCAAGTATTAACCATCTTCGTTCGTACTTTAACTATCTTCCTTCAACATAAAGCCGATGATTTTGCCGCAAAAGCGAACTTCCGTGGCATTGAATTCTGTCACTTTAGCGGTCTTGCGTTACAAGCGTTACGTGTGGCAATTCCAACCTTCTTCGTTGCATTAGTGGCAGGTACGGATACGGTGACCGAAGCATTGAACGCGATTCCTGAAGTAGTCACTCGCGGTTTACAAATCGCCGGTGGCTTTATCGTGGTCGTCGGTTATGCGATGGTAATCAATATGATGCGTGCAGGCGCATTAATGCCATTCTTCTTCTTAGGCTTCGTGATCGCCTCTTTCACCAATTACAACCTTGTAGGTCTCGGTATTTTAGGCACATGCTTAGCGATGATTTATATTCAATTAAACCCACGTTTCCATCAATCTACTGCACCACAAGCAGTTGCAAAACGTGAATTAGCTGACGATGAACTTGAAGGACTATAA
- the manZ gene encoding PTS mannose transporter subunit IID, producing MTEQTKKSLTKGDIRSTYWRSTFLLGSFNFERMQAMGFCVSMIPAIKRLYSKKEDQAAALKRHLEFFNTQPWVASSIIGVTAAMEQERANGNDIDDSAISGVKVGLMGPLAGVGDPIFWGTLRPVLAALGAGLAITGSLLGPLLFFIGINLCRGLTRWYGFKYGYEKGTTIVNDMGGGRLQKLTQGASILGLFVMGSLVSKWTSINIPLELSRYKNQMGEEVVTTVQSVLNDLLPGLAALGLTFLCMYLLRKKINAMYIIFALFGVGILGYHFGVLA from the coding sequence ATGACTGAACAAACTAAAAAATCATTAACAAAAGGCGATATTCGTAGCACTTACTGGCGTTCAACTTTCTTGCTAGGTTCCTTCAACTTTGAACGTATGCAAGCAATGGGTTTCTGTGTATCGATGATCCCAGCCATTAAACGTCTTTACAGCAAAAAAGAAGATCAAGCAGCGGCATTAAAACGCCACTTAGAATTCTTCAACACCCAACCTTGGGTAGCATCATCTATCATTGGTGTTACTGCGGCGATGGAACAAGAACGTGCGAACGGTAACGATATTGATGACTCAGCAATCAGCGGGGTGAAAGTCGGTTTAATGGGCCCATTAGCCGGTGTGGGTGACCCAATTTTCTGGGGAACATTACGTCCTGTATTGGCCGCACTTGGTGCAGGTTTAGCCATTACCGGTAGCCTTTTAGGGCCATTACTTTTCTTCATCGGTATCAACCTTTGCCGCGGCTTAACCCGTTGGTATGGCTTTAAATATGGCTATGAAAAAGGCACCACCATCGTTAACGATATGGGCGGCGGTCGCTTACAAAAATTGACGCAGGGGGCATCTATCCTCGGTCTCTTTGTCATGGGCTCACTGGTATCGAAATGGACAAGTATTAATATTCCATTAGAACTTTCCCGCTATAAAAACCAAATGGGCGAAGAAGTGGTGACCACCGTACAAAGCGTGTTAAACGATCTTCTCCCTGGCCTTGCAGCGTTAGGTTTAACCTTCTTATGTATGTATTTATTACGTAAAAAAATCAACGCCATGTACATCATCTTCGCCTTATTCGGCGTAGGTATTTTAGGCTATCATTTTGGTGTGTTAGCGTAA
- a CDS encoding mannose/fructose/sorbose PTS transporter subunit IIB, whose translation MTHIIVATHGKFSEEIVNSAAMVYGEDENCHVVTFLPGEGGEHLIEKYNAIIATLPENEPVLFLVDLFGGSPYNAASRVASERDNTDIVTGINLPMLLEVLDAKDGASLDELIETAKEVGVAAVKSFRQPKESKPAPTPAAKPAEAPKTAPNPTALSGNMNISLLRIDSRLIHGQVATSWAKAVKCEAIFAINDDVANDALRRDLLLQIAPEHLKAYVIPVEKAIKVYHNPKYAGKNILWLVTNPTDIVRLIEGGVKIDKVNVGGMTFREGDKMLSQAVAVNPTDVAAFKQLLDKGVELSLQQVASSPKSMLTHKELDAIQF comes from the coding sequence ATGACCCACATTATCGTTGCAACGCACGGTAAGTTTTCTGAAGAAATCGTCAATTCCGCCGCTATGGTGTATGGCGAAGATGAAAACTGCCATGTCGTGACTTTCTTACCGGGTGAAGGCGGTGAGCATTTAATCGAGAAATACAATGCGATTATTGCCACGCTGCCTGAAAATGAACCGGTGCTCTTTTTGGTCGATTTATTTGGTGGTAGCCCTTATAACGCGGCAAGCCGAGTCGCCAGTGAAAGAGATAATACCGATATCGTCACCGGCATTAATCTACCGATGTTGCTAGAAGTGCTTGATGCTAAAGATGGCGCTAGCTTAGATGAATTGATAGAAACCGCGAAAGAAGTCGGGGTCGCTGCTGTGAAATCCTTCCGTCAACCTAAAGAAAGCAAGCCTGCTCCAACGCCAGCTGCTAAACCAGCTGAAGCACCAAAAACCGCTCCAAATCCAACCGCACTTTCTGGCAATATGAACATTTCCTTATTGCGTATTGATAGCCGTTTAATCCACGGTCAAGTGGCAACCTCTTGGGCGAAAGCAGTGAAATGCGAAGCCATTTTTGCGATAAATGATGATGTGGCGAACGATGCGCTTCGTCGTGATTTATTACTTCAAATCGCGCCTGAACATTTAAAAGCTTATGTGATTCCTGTGGAAAAAGCCATTAAAGTGTATCACAACCCGAAATATGCGGGAAAAAACATTCTTTGGTTAGTGACTAATCCAACAGATATCGTGCGCTTAATCGAAGGCGGTGTGAAAATTGATAAAGTCAACGTGGGCGGTATGACGTTCCGTGAAGGCGACAAAATGCTTTCCCAAGCAGTTGCTGTCAATCCAACTGATGTGGCGGCATTTAAACAGCTTTTAGATAAAGGCGTGGAATTAAGCTTACAACAAGTGGCGAGCAGCCCGAAATCAATGCTCACACACAAAGAGCTTGATGCGATTCAATTTTAA
- a CDS encoding DMT family transporter: MFFVYLIVALAAGVALATQSAINTQLAKAMSGEAVIATFISFAVGTIFLFFIALAKTDLWGNLSTIPSQPWWKLIGGVLGAVVVFTTVLLAPKLGITAMLFFIIVGQLITATTIDHFGLIGMPIREVNITKLIGLIIVAFGLVFYFFGDKLVELFGAR; this comes from the coding sequence ATGTTTTTTGTTTATCTCATCGTCGCTTTAGCGGCGGGCGTAGCACTCGCCACGCAATCAGCGATTAATACGCAATTAGCGAAAGCCATGAGTGGCGAAGCGGTGATTGCCACCTTTATTTCTTTTGCGGTAGGCACGATTTTTCTCTTTTTTATCGCATTGGCTAAAACTGATTTATGGGGCAATCTATCCACGATCCCATCACAACCTTGGTGGAAATTAATTGGAGGGGTACTCGGCGCAGTTGTTGTGTTCACAACCGTTTTGCTTGCACCTAAATTGGGGATTACTGCGATGTTATTTTTTATCATCGTTGGACAATTAATTACGGCAACAACTATCGATCATTTTGGTCTTATTGGTATGCCGATCCGAGAAGTAAATATCACGAAACTCATCGGATTAATCATTGTTGCCTTTGGATTGGTGTTTTATTTCTTTGGAGATAAGTTGGTTGAGCTATTTGGGGCGAGATAG
- a CDS encoding YdbH family protein yields MRKRCLWALIILLLLIVVSVGLVRVFATPKRVAQLTNHFLAPHYHIELADDWQWETTGLTLPELKVKTDQCTLVNLNNTQVTWWNTHSLDVEKASLNYDCLTHLPSDNAEKTPPNLTALWAALPISHVNVKHFQLTDAEALTQGALKPFLSADWALDANYNGNQLALEAQANNDGLELHHQSTVTLRDGIFQWTGNTDIKQAGDKNYDLHFTANFEPDLSQLPQQGNVLFNWNNPELAVTKGEAKVSWQGADGQLNVQDLTANSPLLDVPFVFTKDGLDISWGKFYWTFDSYQPIKGFLGLSIHRAAEGLLPLSIDMNVILQTFGEMGKGEIVISGKNGEIGGGDDNNELDFELKTRGDLRYNSTVALTNLTYHFGGIFTHPVVYFYPGSVFKMDTVQPDTKLHVRLPLDDIIIGRYGLEGRLQATLNGTTPQFENLNLKLDGNAHEFIAGIKTVFDFRDEEHKLQSVEKQATNRWDWTINGSANWKSLNTPVKMEGKGFWEADHIELNQLSARSNEVKMKEVKMAPLSLELKDRLRWDYEKEHIRGLLQAKTDWVELAYGGRFVSPIFGLGIEGKSINHFNLAGDLKAGELGPLDVSAVYQNTALSGKISWKEQSAKVFQSLFPQQWNWIIHEGSIKGQSEFAINGNGVKMKGELNLKNGKITMPDGEIYGLNIRFPMNYENEALQVASSKPIHISTHNIRYGALSVANGELDLFGRYPNTMKNPLTLRNVKLSLFDGVLTVPQLSFPQSKMATLSFTNIDLAQVLALAQYNQVSLTGRANAVMPFWLGHKECLICNGTLEQVGNVSIKLTDEMVKGLKKGGWTENILVDLLKEMELQNSHAAVTLDPKGQMTLRASISGFNPTKRTNNPITLNYTHQENMFELWNMIDYGSQFEQNLQYKLYKKLDKDK; encoded by the coding sequence ATGCGAAAGCGTTGCCTGTGGGCGTTGATTATTTTGTTGCTGTTAATTGTAGTAAGCGTTGGCTTAGTACGCGTTTTTGCGACCCCAAAACGTGTAGCGCAACTAACTAATCATTTTTTAGCGCCGCATTATCACATTGAATTAGCCGATGATTGGCAATGGGAAACAACAGGTTTAACGCTGCCAGAGTTAAAAGTGAAAACAGATCAATGTACGCTTGTAAACCTGAATAATACTCAGGTGACTTGGTGGAATACGCATAGTCTTGATGTTGAAAAGGCTAGCTTGAATTATGATTGTTTAACCCATTTACCCAGTGATAATGCTGAAAAAACACCACCAAATTTGACCGCACTTTGGGCGGCATTACCGATTTCCCACGTTAACGTTAAACACTTTCAATTAACGGATGCCGAAGCCTTGACACAAGGGGCTTTAAAACCTTTCTTATCAGCTGATTGGGCGTTAGACGCAAACTATAACGGCAACCAATTAGCACTCGAAGCCCAAGCGAATAATGATGGGCTTGAGCTGCATCATCAATCCACTGTTACGCTGAGAGATGGGATCTTCCAATGGACGGGCAATACCGATATTAAACAAGCGGGCGATAAAAACTACGATCTTCATTTCACTGCAAATTTTGAGCCCGATCTTTCTCAACTTCCTCAACAAGGAAATGTTTTATTCAATTGGAATAACCCAGAACTAGCCGTCACAAAAGGCGAGGCAAAAGTGTCGTGGCAAGGTGCGGATGGTCAGTTAAATGTTCAAGATTTAACGGCAAATTCGCCGTTGTTGGATGTGCCTTTCGTCTTCACCAAAGACGGTTTGGATATTTCATGGGGGAAATTTTATTGGACCTTTGACAGCTATCAACCGATTAAAGGCTTCCTTGGCTTATCTATTCACCGTGCGGCAGAAGGCTTGTTGCCATTAAGCATTGATATGAACGTGATCTTGCAAACCTTTGGTGAAATGGGCAAAGGGGAGATCGTGATTTCAGGAAAAAATGGTGAAATCGGTGGGGGTGATGACAATAATGAATTGGATTTTGAGCTGAAAACTCGCGGGGATTTGCGTTATAACTCGACTGTGGCACTCACCAATTTAACTTATCATTTTGGCGGGATTTTTACGCATCCCGTGGTGTATTTTTATCCGGGGTCGGTCTTTAAAATGGATACTGTGCAACCCGATACCAAATTGCATGTTCGTTTACCGTTAGATGACATTATTATCGGTCGTTACGGCTTAGAAGGGCGTTTGCAAGCAACGTTGAATGGCACAACCCCGCAGTTTGAAAATCTCAATTTAAAATTAGACGGAAACGCCCACGAGTTTATTGCCGGTATTAAAACCGTGTTTGACTTCCGAGATGAAGAACATAAGTTACAGTCTGTGGAAAAACAAGCGACAAACCGTTGGGATTGGACAATCAATGGCAGTGCAAACTGGAAATCCTTAAATACGCCAGTCAAAATGGAAGGAAAAGGCTTTTGGGAAGCGGATCACATTGAATTAAATCAGCTTTCTGCACGTTCTAATGAAGTAAAAATGAAAGAGGTGAAAATGGCACCGCTTTCGTTGGAACTCAAAGACCGACTTCGCTGGGATTATGAAAAAGAGCATATTCGTGGTTTGTTACAAGCAAAAACGGATTGGGTTGAATTGGCTTATGGCGGTCGTTTTGTTTCACCGATTTTCGGTTTAGGTATTGAAGGGAAAAGCATCAATCATTTCAATCTGGCAGGGGATTTAAAAGCGGGTGAACTTGGTCCGTTGGATGTATCAGCCGTGTATCAGAATACTGCACTTTCAGGCAAAATTAGCTGGAAAGAACAATCTGCAAAAGTATTCCAATCACTTTTCCCTCAACAATGGAATTGGATAATTCATGAGGGCAGCATTAAAGGACAAAGTGAATTCGCAATCAATGGCAATGGCGTGAAGATGAAGGGGGAGCTGAACCTGAAAAACGGTAAAATCACCATGCCAGATGGTGAGATTTATGGCTTGAATATTCGTTTCCCAATGAATTATGAAAACGAGGCATTGCAAGTGGCTTCGAGCAAACCAATCCATATTTCGACTCACAATATTCGCTATGGTGCGCTTTCCGTCGCAAATGGAGAATTGGATTTGTTTGGGCGTTATCCGAATACCATGAAAAATCCGCTTACCTTGAGAAATGTGAAACTTTCCTTATTTGATGGTGTTTTGACGGTGCCTCAGCTCAGTTTCCCTCAAAGCAAAATGGCGACGCTTTCTTTTACCAATATTGATTTAGCCCAAGTATTAGCTTTAGCACAATATAATCAAGTAAGCTTAACCGGCCGTGCCAATGCAGTAATGCCATTTTGGCTGGGACATAAGGAATGTTTGATTTGTAATGGCACATTGGAACAAGTGGGGAATGTATCCATCAAATTAACCGATGAAATGGTGAAAGGGCTGAAAAAAGGCGGTTGGACAGAAAATATTCTGGTGGATTTATTAAAAGAAATGGAACTGCAAAATTCCCATGCAGCTGTGACGCTCGATCCTAAAGGGCAAATGACGTTGCGTGCGAGCATTAGTGGATTTAATCCAACCAAGCGAACCAATAATCCGATAACGTTAAATTATACGCACCAAGAAAATATGTTTGAATTGTGGAATATGATTGACTACGGCTCGCAATTTGAACAAAATCTGCAATATAAACTTTATAAGAAATTAGACAAAGACAAATGA